A genomic segment from Canis lupus baileyi chromosome 13, mCanLup2.hap1, whole genome shotgun sequence encodes:
- the LURAP1 gene encoding leucine rich adaptor protein 1, translating into MEGTAESQTPDLRDVEGKVGRKTPEGLLRGLRGEGEPGTSGAPLLPGAPGAGHGLGDKIMALRMELVYLRAIDVKILQQLLSLNEGIEAVRWLLEERGTLTSHCSSLTSSQYSLTGGSPGHSRRGSWDSLPDTSSMDRLDSLSIGSFLDTVAPSELDEQGPPGAPRPETDWAKVIPSGDRARTEVDPTASRLGSLRAVWKPPGEGLHGGPPEPLEDEGAKLGFEAHWYWGQCQDDVTFL; encoded by the exons ATGGAGGGGACTGCGGAGTCCCAGACGCCTGACCTGCGAGATGTGGAGGGCAAGGTGGGCAGGAAGACCCCCGAAGGGCTGCTCCGCGGGCTGCGAGGCGAAGGGGAGCCGGGAACCTCTGGCGCCCCGCTGCTCCCGGGGGCGCCTGGCGCGGGCCACGGCCTGGGGGACAAGATCATGGCGCTGAGGATGGAGCTG GTTTACCTGCGAGCCATCGATGTGAAGATCCTGCAGCAGCTGTTGAGCTTGAATGAGGGCATCGAGGCTGTGCGCTGGCTGTTGGAGGAGAGGGGGACACTGACCAGCCACTGCAGCAGCCTCACCAGCAGCCAGTATAGCCTGACAGGCGGGAGCCCAGGCCACTCAAGGCGAGGCAGCTGGGACAGCCTGCCAGACACTAGCTCCATGGACCGGCTGGACAGTCTCTCCATTGGCAGCTTCCTAGACACGGTGGCCCCCAGCGAGCTGGATGAACAGGGCCCCCCTGGTGCTCCCCGCCCTGAGACGGACTGGGCAAAGGTTATACCCAGTGGGGACAGGGCCAGGACTGAGGTGGACCCGACAGCCAGCAGACTAGGGAGCTTGAGGGCTGTATGGAAGCCCCCAGGGGAGGGGCTCCATGGTGGACCTCCTGAGCCCCTAGAGGATGAAGGTGCCAAACTGGGCTTTGAGGCCCACTGGTACTGGGGGCAGTGCCAGGATGACGTGACCTTCTTATAA